Within Deinococcus sp. QL22, the genomic segment CTTGATCTGAAGGTCGGCGCGTATACGGAGAGCGACTCCTCGCTCTCCAGCAGCTTTGATGAGCACCTTCCCGATCACTGTGTGCTGATGGTCGACCGGGGGCTGATGGACTACGGGCGGTTTTACCGCCACCAGAAGCGAGGGGAGGAGCGCCACTGGCTTGTCCGGGCCAGGAGCAACCTGGTGTGGACGGTGCTGGAGGTCTTAGGGCCGAATGAGGTCATCGCTGAAGTTCCCTTTCGCAGACCTGCACGCAGGTCTGACCCCACGCTGCCCCGCAGCATGCAGATCCGTGTCATCTGCTATCAACTCCCAGGCTTCAAACCACAGTGGCTGCTGACGTCCATGCTGGACGCCGAGCGTTACTCAGCGACCGAGATCATTGAGCTCTACCATCAGCGCTGGGAACTCGAAACGGGGTTTGATGAACTGCACACGCATACCCTGGAACGCTTGGAGGCATTGCGCTCTCAAACCCCAGACCGAATTCAGCAGGAACTGTTCGCGTTGGCCGTGGTGTACAACCTGGTGCGCCTAGAAATGGCCCGAGTGGCGGGGCTCCTGGAGGTCAGTCCCTTACGAATTTCGTACCGAACCAGCCTGCTGCTGATCCGGACGTTGTGGCTCAGCGCGTGGGTGGTGGCCGCTGGTCGTCTGCCGCAGTATCTGGAGCAACTTGCCGGTGACATCGCATTGCTGGTGCTCCCGGCGAAACGACCTCGCTCGTACCCACGGGCTGTCAAAATCAAGATGACCCGCTACCCAAGAAAAGTGCGTGCCAGTGCTACGCTACCCTCTTAACTTACTGGCATTGAAGTTAAGGCGACAAAACCCTGAACGCACAGGAATGATCTAGAAAAGCCAGCGAAGTGAGGCCTGGCTGGATCCGCCTTCATGCTCGCCCAACGGCCCGTGAAGGGCTGATGGTTTTAACTTCACTGAATCGGTGTGTCCGGGCAAGCCAGGCAGAGTGAACTACTGTCAGGCACCGGGACAAGGCAGCAAGGAGCAGACGCAGGGTTCCACGGCTGCCAGCCCGAGGAGGCAAGTATGAAAGCAGTCGTCTACAACGGTCCACGTGACGTTCAGGTAGTAGACATGCCGGATCCCAAGATTGAGCGCCCCACCGACGCCCTGATCCGCATCACCAGCACCAACATCTGCGGCAGCGACCTGCACATGTACGAGGGCCGCACCAGCCTAGAAAAGGGCCGCATCATCGGCCACGAGAATCTGGGTGAGGTGGTCGAGGTAGGCAACGCCCTGGTGCGTGTGAAGATGGGCGACCGGGTGTGTGTACCGTTCAATGTTGCCTGCGGTTTTTGTCGGAATTGCGAGAAGGGCTATACCGGCGCCTGCCTGACCGTGGTGCCGGGTCAGGCAGGCGGGGCCTACGGCTACGCCGACGCCGGACCGTTCTCGGGCGGACAGGCTGAGTATCTGCGTGTGCCTTTTGCGGACTTCAACTGCTTGATCCTGCCAGAAGACGCCCAGGAGAAGGAAGACGATTACGTGATGCTGTCCGATATCTTCCCGACCGGCTGGCACGCCACCAGGCTTGCGGAATTGATGCCCGGCGAGTCGGTAGTGATCTACGGTGCGGGTCCGGTGGGCCTGATGGCCGCGTACTCGGCCATGATTCAGGGGGCCAAACAAGTGATGATCGTGGACCGCCACAAGGACCGGCTGCGCCTGGCCGAGAAGATCGGGGCGATCGCCATTGACGACAGCAAAGACGATCCGGTGGAAATGGTCATGCAACATACCAAGGGTGTGGGTGCCGACAAGGGCTGCGAGTGCGTCGGCTTCCAGTGCCATGACCCAGCGGGCCATGAAGTGCCCAACGACACCATGAACAAGTTGGTGCAGAGCGTACGGCCCACCGGGGCCATCGGGGTAGTGGGCGTGTTCGCGCCGAAAGACCCCAAACCCGCCAACAAGATGGCCGGCGAGGGGCAGATCGCCTTCGATATGGGCCTGTATTTCCAGAAAGGTTTGCGGATGGGGTCTGGGCAGGCCAGCGTGAAGCGCTACAACCGCGAACTGCGCGACCTGATCCATCTGGGCCGCGCCACGCCGTCGTGGATCGTCTCGCACCACCTGCACCTGCACGAGGCACCGGACGCCTACAAGCACTTCGACAACCGAGAGGACGGCTGGACCAAAGTAATTTTGAAACCAGCCTGATCGCTTAGCCTGTGCGCCATGCTTCGTCATCCGGCCGTCCGCCGAGGCTGTGTCCTCACTCTCGCACGTCGTCCTGTATCTGCGGGACACGCTTCAAAGGACACCATGACCAACTCCGAATCTGTTGTCGAGACCACTGATCGCCGTACCGTTCTGGGCCGCCTGACCGCCGCTGGCCTGGGCCTGCTGAGTGTCGGCACTCCCGCAAGAGCTGGAGGCGCCGGGATGGCGATGAAAGCTGGAATGACGGAAAAAGACTTCCGCCTGGGCGTGATCGGACCAGCCACCCTCTCGAGGACAGTCAGTCAGCTGGCCGTGGAGCGGGCCACCCAGGCAAACGCCCGCGAGTTCGCCCGTTTCGAGCTGCGCGAGGCCATCGCCGTGACCACCGTGCTCAGGGAACTCAAGACCCCAGTGCCGCCCCTAGACGCCAAAGCGCGGGCCACCCTGACACAGATTCAGACGGCTGCGGCAGGACTGGACTTTGACCGGGCCTACATGAGGGCGCAGTACGAGAACCACGTCTTTCTGCGTGACTTGGCGACCGCTTACCTGGTCAATACCACGCCGAATGAGCCCACCTTCCCCGAGCAGCAGGGGCGGCACTTGGCCACACTGGCCCTCAACCAGTTCACCGAGCACGTCGAGCTGACGGCCCGCATCCTGCGCGAACTGGAGAGTTGAGCGGCGTCTGGCAATCCTCCCCAGTTACCACATCTGGTGGCACTGAAGCGCAACGAGCGTCAGGAGACCTGCCCTGGGACGAACCGAATCTTGCCGCTCTCACGGAGACAGACCAGGTTCTGAGGCACGGCAGAGGGACGGTACTCATCAAGGCAACACAACCATCGTCAGAGCTTCATGACGTATTAAGGTGTTATTCACTGGGGGCTGCAGTTGCCTGAACTGCTGGCCATCGTCTTCAGGTGGACTTGTACCCTTGAAAGCGCAGACTGCGGCCCGTTCCACACGAGAAGGGGGGCGTTCACCTTCACAAAAACGGGCGTGCGAGCGAACGACAGTGGGTGTCCGGCTGGTTCAAGTCCAGCAGTTGGCTTCAGGGAAGCGTGTCCTCTGGTGAGGAGATCAATGGCAATATCACGCACGGCAGCAGCGGCCAGCGGCCTCTGAGCAGCAATCAAATTCAGGCGGCATCAACCGGACTTTCGGAAGATCGTGGAAGTCAGGCTTCCCTACGGTATGACGTCAGTTTGTGGCGGCTGGGCTGACGGCCTGACACAATTTATGAGGGAGAGCGAAATCTGAGCACCCAGCCGCCTTCTAAAGCGTCCACAGAACTGACATGCGATTTCTTGCGACGTCCGGGAGGCGCCGGATCGGCGCCTCCTTGGAGCGTCAGGCGGTTGAGTACTGCCTGCCCCCGGCTCAGCGCGAAGTGGACGCCGCGTAAACCAAGTTTCAAATAGCTCAGGGCGCGGTTCCAATGGGGATCAATGGTTCTGCGCACACCCTGCTGCACGAGCTGGAGTCCTTCGGAGACGAGCAGGAGCGTGGCCACAGAGATCACCAGGATCAGGCGTTCGAGGCTGGCGGCATCACGCAGTTTGGAGTCCTCCAGACCGAAGAGGCCACTCTTATCATCCAAGAATCCTTCCTCTATTTGGAAGCGCTCGCCGTACTCAGCAAACGTTGCACGACTGGTGGGTTCATCGCTCACCACCTGCCACTGCTCTGGGCCGTCCGTGGGACGGCCCAGAGCCACATGCACCGGCCCAAATCGGTGTCCGGTGATCGTGACGTTGTGGAAGCAGCGCGTTTCGCGCGCTGCGAGTTTGATTTCCCCGATGGTGCAGACCCGTTGCCCGTCTGGAGCGGCCAGAATCAGGCTCGATTTGATGCGGATGCGGAAGTGCCATCCGCAGACGCGGAGCCAGCCCATCAAGGCCGTGTCGCAAAAACCCCGATCCGCCAGGAGTCGAACATCGTGCAGCCAAGAAAATCCAGCAGGCCTTTGACCTCGGCGAGGACAGGCAGGAGTTGTTCGGTGCCGACCTGAGCACTGGCATGCTCTAGGACGCGGGAGACGAGCGGTACCGCGCGTCCCCGGTAGAGGACGGCCACCCGGATCAGACAGAAGCGTCCGAACAGGATGCTGGTGTCCAGCGCCAGCGTCAGGGAATGCGGGCCCCAATCCCGCAAGGCTCGGGTAATCAGGGGCCATACACTGCCAGGGGCGATGGCTGGATTCTCCAGCCACCGTCGGCAGCGACGTTCGGTGCTCTGGGCGACCGTGGCCTGGGAGTGGATGTGCGGCAGCCAGGAGGGAATGGAAACGCTCTGGGACAGCACCAAGCCGCTGACCATCCAGGCCAGCGTACGGGCGTTGCGGACGTCGTTCCACAGGGCGGGGTGGAGGTGGGGCAGGATCGCTTGGTACAGTCGGGGGGCGTCCCCGGTGGCATTTTCGGTCTTCACAAACAGAAAGTGTCCCCTACCGGGGACGCTTTCTCATAAATTGTGTCAGGCCATCAGGGCGGCTGGGTGGCCATGGGAGCCGCGTTGCAACACGGCTCATTCCGTAGAACAACGAACTTGGCGTCGCTGCAGGTGGACTTCGCGCTAAGTGCAAAAGACCATCACCTTTGTATGAAGCAGTCTTGATCAAATTCTCTGAAGACCATCAATTCAGACAAACTGGTCTTGGTGTGGAGTTGAAGCAGCAGCAGACCGCACCGAGGATGCTGTTCGGACGGGGCAATTCCATCCCGTCTGAACTCACCTTAAGGACGTCTCCCCATGACCCTCCCTCTTTACCTGTCCCGGAGCCGCCCGCCGCGTGTGACCTCCCTACCACGCTCCGTTCCTGCAAATGGTTTTGATTGTGATGCGGAAGGTGGTCAGAACGCCAGAATTTCAACAGGCTCTCAGCACCCAATCAGCGCAGCTCGAGCGCCTTCAGCAGGACTTGGACGCTTTCTTCCCCGAGGGCAAGCGAGCCCGAACTGCCCCCCCTTGTGAAGTGGTTCAGGCCGCGTTAAGCGAGGTGGCGCAAGTGGTCTGGATCAGTCGTCTGACCGCGTCTCTGGATCCCGTGCTCTTGAAGGTGGCCTTCAAACTCAGTGCCCGACTCTTGGTGCTGTTGGAGCTGCTGCCTGTGCCACTTCGGGGCGATGAGGTGTTGAGCTACGCGCAAGTCGACGCAGTTCAAGCCTGTCACCGGTACGACCAACTTGGAACGCTGAATCAGCTCGCACAGGCCAGCGAGAATCTGCACTGAATTCCTCTGAACATCTTCGTGAGATGAAGGACGTGCTGGGGGCGTGGTTGTCGGACTCTTAACCCGGTGCGTCAACGTCCTCTGCTACACGGCTCTGGAGTGCAATTTTGAGCGAGTTGGACGAACCGGCCCTTTGACAAGTTAGGCCCCGTTAGGCAAACGAAGAAAGGCAGCCCGGAGAGGCCACCTTGATTTCTTCAACAGAGCGTCGAATCCGTTTGACGTCAATACTATGCACCGGCACCGATTTGACCTTCTCCCAAACGCATGTTCCTCATTCAATGCAGTGGATAACAGGTTGCGAGGTTGCTGCATGGTGCGTCACGGTTCTCCGTCCTTGTTACCCTGCTCTTCGCTGGGCCAACCTGGATTCCGCCTCACTGAGCCGTCGCCCGCAAGCTCTGGTGCGCCAGGGCCAGGATCCAGAGCCGAGCTTCCAGTGCTGTGCGGGCATGACAGTCCGCGTGCCTCGCCACCAACAAGCAGGCGTCTTGCACGCCCCGTTCCGGCTGAGGGTGCTGGATCTGGAACGCCAAGGTGTAGAGCCGTGGCGCATAGCGGCAGTGCAGTTCACGCAGAGCGGCTTCATTCGATTGCGCCAGCGCGCACAGCAACTCGGCGTCGCTCGCGACTCTCCAGTCGTCCAGTCTTCCTGCTCTAGCGAAGCCCGCTGTTCCTCGCCCAGTTGATAATGGCGGTGTTCGCGGCACTTGCCTTCTCAAAGATGGCCGCGTGTGCCGCCCCCGGGATGATCACCAGCGTGCTCCCTGGCACGTTCTGCTGCATTTTGAGGCTGAACTCCGGTGGATACACGGTGTCTTCCCGGCCCTCCAGGATCAGGGTCGGTACGGTGATGGTCTTGAGGGTCGTCAGCGAGTCTGGGCGGGTGGCCAGTACATTGGCTCCGGCCACGTCCGCCGCGACGCTGGCCTGCTTCACGATGTTCGTCAGGAGAGCGGCGTCTGCGGGTCGCTCCGCCCGCGTCTGGCCGGTCAGCATGTCCTTGAGCAGCTCGGGGGCCAACGACTGCGGGCCGAAGGTCACGGCTTTTTGGGCCATGCCCTTCCAGATATTTTGCTCCACGATGCCGGCCGGGTTGGCGATGGTGTCGATCAAGATCAGCCCCAGGAAGCGTTGTGGGGCGGTGCGGTACATCTCAAAGGCGATGGGGCCACCCATCGACATGCCGCCGATGATGGCTTTGGAAAGGTTGAGTTGATCCATAACCGCGAGGGCGTCCTGGGCGTAGGTTTCCAGGCTGCCGGGGTTTTCAGCGGGCGCGGTGCTCTGGCCATACCCCCGGTGATCAATGGTGATGACCCGGTAGCCCGCAGCGGCGAGGGGAGCCCGGTTGCGAGCGAACAATTCGCCGGAGAGCGGGTAGCCGTGCAGCAGCAGCATCGGTGTGCCGGTTCCAACACTGACGTAGTGGATGCGGGCCCCATTGACGTCGAGGAAGCCGTCTTGCATGGCCGCGCCCTCGCTGCCTCCGGCAAGCGCAGACGTGGCCAAGAGGGAGAGAGAGAGCAGAGCAGCGTGATGCAGTGGGAAACGTCGCATAGGGTTCCTTCGCCTTCCAGGTGAGGAGCGGGCCACTGGTGACGGCCTGAAGGCTGGTGTCGTTTACCCTAGGGGTTGCCAGACACGGGCAGGAAAGAAGGAAGCAACACGAAGACTTTACCCATTGCCTGAGAAGCGATTAGCTGGTTCTCATCCAAGAATTCAGCCTGAACCGGGTCTCCTGACTTTAAGTGCCGCAGCGACGACGGGGATTCATCCTAGAGCAGTGCCCCAGAGGGAAACAAAGCGCTTCGTCGCTGTCTCAAATGACTTTCAACGGCCACAAGTGTCCTTGGTGCAGTGGCTGGGGAGCCGCTTGCAAGCGAGGCGCTTCCCCTCTCCATCCAGGAGAAGGTAGGGTGAAGTTTCGACTTAACCTTGCCCTGCTCGGCACAGCCCACTTCTACAGGATCCACAGGGGCAAAAAGACCGAGGTGATGTTGAGCGAGCTCCGTATCCTCATACCGAGTTCAGCCCAACGCCGGAGACCCCTCCACAAGCGCTTCGCTCGCGTGCTTCGGTGTTCCAATGCACTGGGGAACCCGCTCTCTACCCATCGAATTACTGTCGGACGGCATGGCCTCAATCACCGTCGCAGTCGAATTGCATGGTTTGACTTGACCTGGATTGAGTGGGCTCATGGTTGAGCGCTGCCTCAAGAAAGTGGAATGGTTTCCTAATGGAAGGAAACGGCAGACCTGACACCATCAGCTATGACTCAGAACTCCAAAGACACGAGCCCGCTCGGGCGTTCCGTGGAAGAGGTGGAGGATACCCCCGTGCAGCCGGCCCAGGAACAGGGCGGCTTACTGAGTGGACTGCTCCATCCCTCTCCGGCGAGTGAGCAGCAGGAGACGGGCGAGGCCCCCAGCCTCGGACAGGTTTTTACGCATGCGTTGGGAATGAATGACGGTGAGGCGCGGAACAAAGACGCAGACAACGACACGACGGACAGCTCATAAGCCTGAGAGTCGGTGTGGAGACGAGCCATGGCCGAACTGAATGACGAGAAACGTAACGAGCTAGGCAACCGCGACTTCGCTTACGTCGATCAACAAGGGGAACGTCATCTGCCGATTCATGACGAGGCGCACGTGAAGAATGCGGCGGCCCGTTTTTCGCAGACCCATTTTGAGAATGCGGCGGCCAAACAGCGGGCGGCCCGGCAGATCGTGGCTGCTGCACAGAAACATGGAATTGAGCTGAGTGAAGACGATGTGGTGAAGCAAGCAGCGCAACATTAGACGGTCAGACTCAGCGGCTCAAGCTCCGCCCGCACGGACGTGACCAGGATCCCCAGATCCACTACGCCCAACAGCAAAGGATGACGCCACACGCGGGCCAGATCGAGCATCGCATCAACCAAGGTATTCATCCGGATGGCTGCTTCATCCACCACCTGCAAATAGCGTGCCGCTTTGGAGTCCACGTTCGCTCCCAGCGTGCTATGCAACAGTCTGTTGAAATGAAACCCGCGATGTGATGCCACACGGGTGTGCAGGTCATGTGACACGCTGTAAGCGAAGGCTTCCAGATTCTCGTTGGCGAGTGCGGTGCGTTCACGGCGGCCTTACACTCACGGGGCGTGGAGCAGATTCAAGTCACCCCAACCGCTCATTGTAATAAGTTCATTGAACAATCCTATTGGGCCACCAGACCACAGGAGCGGAGTCAACTCGGCTTCAAGAACCCCCGCACCATTGTGCTCCGAAGATTGAACCAGCGTCGTGCCCACTTGGCATGGCAAAACACAGTTGAAGTGGCCGTCTGGACTTCAGACGGCCGCTGATTCACTTGTCAGAACCCTCCGTCTCCCGTTGTCAACTTCAGCCGAGATCAACAGGATTTACCTGAACCTGGATTAATTTGACCGCGCTCAAACCGGATCTGCGTTCATGTAGCAGGTCTTACGCTGCTGGATGGAAAAGAGCGTACGCCAACAAGTTAAGCCTTCACTCTGTTTGGACATTGCCACCTTTTCAAGGACGGATTCTATGAACAAGCTTGACCAACTGAAAGGCATGTCTATTGTTGTGGCTGATACAGGCGATATCGAGGCCATCAAGCTGTATCAACCCCGCGACTGCACCACCAATCCCTCTCTCATTTTGAAGGCGGCCCAGTTGGTGGGCTACGAGAGCCTGCTGGCTGAAGCGCGGCGCTGGCTCGCCGGAAAAGAGAGTCTGGATGACATCATTGACAAGC encodes:
- a CDS encoding DUF4142 domain-containing protein, translating into MTNSESVVETTDRRTVLGRLTAAGLGLLSVGTPARAGGAGMAMKAGMTEKDFRLGVIGPATLSRTVSQLAVERATQANAREFARFELREAIAVTTVLRELKTPVPPLDAKARATLTQIQTAAAGLDFDRAYMRAQYENHVFLRDLATAYLVNTTPNEPTFPEQQGRHLATLALNQFTEHVELTARILRELES
- a CDS encoding histidine kinase dimerization/phospho-acceptor domain-containing protein, whose translation is MEAFAYSVSHDLHTRVASHRGFHFNRLLHSTLGANVDSKAARYLQVVDEAAIRMNTLVDAMLDLARVWRHPLLLGVVDLGILVTSVRAELEPLSLTV
- a CDS encoding DUF6582 domain-containing protein — translated: MAELNDEKRNELGNRDFAYVDQQGERHLPIHDEAHVKNAAARFSQTHFENAAAKQRAARQIVAAAQKHGIELSEDDVVKQAAQH
- a CDS encoding glutathione-independent formaldehyde dehydrogenase gives rise to the protein MKAVVYNGPRDVQVVDMPDPKIERPTDALIRITSTNICGSDLHMYEGRTSLEKGRIIGHENLGEVVEVGNALVRVKMGDRVCVPFNVACGFCRNCEKGYTGACLTVVPGQAGGAYGYADAGPFSGGQAEYLRVPFADFNCLILPEDAQEKEDDYVMLSDIFPTGWHATRLAELMPGESVVIYGAGPVGLMAAYSAMIQGAKQVMIVDRHKDRLRLAEKIGAIAIDDSKDDPVEMVMQHTKGVGADKGCECVGFQCHDPAGHEVPNDTMNKLVQSVRPTGAIGVVGVFAPKDPKPANKMAGEGQIAFDMGLYFQKGLRMGSGQASVKRYNRELRDLIHLGRATPSWIVSHHLHLHEAPDAYKHFDNREDGWTKVILKPA
- a CDS encoding alpha/beta fold hydrolase produces the protein MRRFPLHHAALLSLSLLATSALAGGSEGAAMQDGFLDVNGARIHYVSVGTGTPMLLLHGYPLSGELFARNRAPLAAAGYRVITIDHRGYGQSTAPAENPGSLETYAQDALAVMDQLNLSKAIIGGMSMGGPIAFEMYRTAPQRFLGLILIDTIANPAGIVEQNIWKGMAQKAVTFGPQSLAPELLKDMLTGQTRAERPADAALLTNIVKQASVAADVAGANVLATRPDSLTTLKTITVPTLILEGREDTVYPPEFSLKMQQNVPGSTLVIIPGAAHAAIFEKASAANTAIINWARNSGLR
- a CDS encoding IS4 family transposase: MNLGTALLTTARDQPLNHLSTFATSLDAALVTQALEATGTASVRRRKLPAERAVWLMLGMALLRDRSIQAVCDHLHLALPDLNGKTIISSAALVQARDRLGTAPLKHLFDAVVTRHGPEQLDTHRWRGLAVLGIDGMTLRVPDSDKNRAHFSLPPSGGHRESAYPQARIVGLMALGSHFLLDLKVGAYTESDSSLSSSFDEHLPDHCVLMVDRGLMDYGRFYRHQKRGEERHWLVRARSNLVWTVLEVLGPNEVIAEVPFRRPARRSDPTLPRSMQIRVICYQLPGFKPQWLLTSMLDAERYSATEIIELYHQRWELETGFDELHTHTLERLEALRSQTPDRIQQELFALAVVYNLVRLEMARVAGLLEVSPLRISYRTSLLLIRTLWLSAWVVAAGRLPQYLEQLAGDIALLVLPAKRPRSYPRAVKIKMTRYPRKVRASATLPS